One window of Gloeothece citriformis PCC 7424 genomic DNA carries:
- a CDS encoding DUF4435 domain-containing protein produces the protein MINRDANRRANQIRLRRDKFLGTFLIVEGTSDKLIYERLVNSKKCEVVVANSKFNAIEILKILEQDNFKGILAIVDADFSRLEENQEFTSDNLLLTDDHDLEMMLIKSPAFEKFLRERGSEEKINKFPKDIRETLLEVGQEIGYLRWHSLLENLSLKFEELNFNKFINKKNLSLDVLILITTVKNHSQKLSLQEQEIQEKINQLKKNNHDLWQVCCGHDLICLLSIALCKAIGSCKHTEVETEILERELRLAYEGSFFLSTHLYSLIKVWENKNLPYLVLLETV, from the coding sequence ATGATCAATAGAGATGCTAATCGTCGCGCTAATCAAATTCGGTTACGTCGTGACAAATTTTTAGGCACTTTTTTAATTGTAGAAGGAACGTCAGATAAGTTAATATATGAGCGGTTAGTTAATAGTAAAAAATGTGAGGTTGTTGTTGCAAACAGTAAATTTAATGCTATAGAAATTTTAAAAATCCTTGAGCAAGATAATTTTAAAGGAATTTTAGCCATTGTAGATGCTGATTTTTCAAGATTAGAAGAAAATCAAGAGTTTACCAGTGATAATTTATTATTAACTGATGACCATGATTTAGAAATGATGTTAATTAAATCTCCTGCTTTTGAGAAATTTTTGAGAGAACGAGGAAGTGAAGAAAAAATTAATAAGTTTCCTAAAGATATTCGAGAGACTTTACTAGAAGTAGGACAAGAAATAGGTTATTTAAGATGGCATTCTCTCCTAGAAAATTTATCCTTGAAATTTGAAGAGTTAAATTTTAATAAATTTATTAATAAAAAGAACCTTTCACTAGACGTTTTAATTTTAATCACTACAGTCAAAAATCACTCTCAAAAACTCTCCTTACAAGAACAAGAAATACAAGAAAAAATTAATCAACTCAAAAAAAATAATCATGATCTTTGGCAAGTCTGCTGTGGTCATGATTTAATCTGTCTTCTTTCAATTGCACTGTGTAAAGCTATAGGTTCATGTAAACATACAGAGGTTGAAACAGAAATTTTAGAGAGAGAATTACGATTAGCTTATGAAGGGTCTTTTTTTTTGAGTACACACCTTTATTCATTAATTAAAGTATGGGAAAATAAGAATTTGCCTTATCTAGTTCTCTTAGAAACTGTATAA
- a CDS encoding general stress protein, with amino-acid sequence MVTSQELRAIGTFPNRLDAEDALNDLRSSGFDMNRVSILAKDTDKSEDIGGARVRDRDHDRGDNEAQEGAGIGAVAGTVLGGIGGLLVGLEALLIPGVGPFFAAGTIATTLAGAGIGAAAGSLVGALTGLGIPEEDAHAYSDRVSSGHYLVMVEGSADDINRAQSILRNHDIKGWNVYDTSTGRRYDYDVNQVNTVVEREQVRTPRTAPVEVQREDIRTRRTTDDEIVEVVDHRNEVL; translated from the coding sequence ATGGTAACTTCTCAAGAATTACGCGCTATTGGTACATTTCCTAACCGACTCGATGCAGAAGATGCTCTTAATGACCTCAGAAGTTCAGGCTTTGATATGAATAGAGTCTCTATCTTAGCTAAAGATACAGACAAAAGTGAAGACATCGGTGGCGCTCGCGTAAGAGATCGTGATCACGATCGCGGCGATAACGAAGCTCAAGAAGGTGCGGGTATTGGTGCAGTCGCAGGGACTGTATTAGGCGGTATCGGAGGATTACTGGTAGGATTAGAAGCTCTTTTAATTCCTGGTGTTGGCCCGTTTTTCGCAGCCGGTACGATTGCCACCACTTTAGCAGGTGCGGGTATCGGTGCAGCAGCCGGTAGTCTTGTCGGAGCTTTAACCGGTTTAGGAATTCCTGAAGAAGATGCTCACGCTTACAGCGATCGTGTATCTAGTGGTCACTATTTAGTCATGGTAGAAGGTTCTGCTGACGACATCAATCGCGCTCAATCAATTTTAAGAAATCACGATATTAAGGGATGGAATGTGTACGATACATCTACGGGTCGTCGTTACGATTATGATGTGAATCAGGTTAATACCGTAGTTGAGCGAGAACAAGTCCGCACCCCCAGAACTGCGCCGGTTGAAGTTCAACGAGAAGATATTCGGACTCGTAGAACTACCGATGACGAGATTGTAGAAGTAGTCGATCATCGCAACGAGGTTCTTTAA
- a CDS encoding amino acid permease-associated protein, translated as MKFSFNRPSKSNLPPNESSSSGLGTFGGVYTPSILTILGVIMYLRFGWVVGNVGLIGTLLIVTLANSITFLTALSICAIATDRVVRVGGAYYMISRSLGIETGGAVGIPLYFAQALSVALYTIGFAESLVQTFDFLDQRYVALIITVLVGILAMTSASLAIRAQYFIMAAIALSLISFYFGHQIEPTHIEMWITKRESFWTVFAVFFPAVTGIMAGVNMSGDLRDPIRSIPIGTLAAVGTGYLIYMSLPVFLAMRADGSTLSAEPLIMERMALWGPAILLGVWGATLSSAIGSILGAPRVLQALARDGVLPEWMRFLGQGSGPDDEPRIGTAVTLVVSLAAVAIGELNLIAPVLSMFFLTTYFVLNVSAGIEGFLKSPSFRPSFRVHWAFSLLGAIGCVGVMFLIDAVSTVVAAIIVLLIYLWIQRRELKVTWGDVRRGLWMALLRTALFHLDHTQDPKNWRPSILVLSGVPTKRWPLIQLADALSHNRGLITVSSVLPSGSRDIAQQVVLEKKIRDYLEKRGIQALVRTVTAPDPFEGGVKLVEAYGLGAVVPNTIILGDSQESSRREQYCQMIAQFHQGKRNVVILRDNPTLTPDIFEPSAVGRRQIDVWWGGGIQSNGSLMLLLAYLLTNVQPWRSADIYLKLVVPDETAASAAEENLAKFVKSLRIGASCKVLVSDGERFDQILHQSSAKADLILLGMATPGENFAQYYENLQKRIADLPTTILVLAASGFAFAEILGES; from the coding sequence GTGAAATTTTCATTTAACCGTCCATCTAAATCAAATCTACCTCCAAACGAATCCTCATCTTCTGGGTTAGGAACTTTCGGGGGAGTTTATACCCCTTCAATATTGACTATCCTCGGCGTAATTATGTATTTACGCTTTGGTTGGGTGGTCGGAAATGTAGGTTTAATTGGGACTTTATTAATTGTAACTCTCGCTAATTCCATTACCTTTTTAACCGCTTTGTCCATCTGTGCGATCGCAACTGACCGAGTGGTGCGAGTCGGGGGGGCGTATTATATGATAAGTCGTTCTTTGGGCATTGAAACCGGCGGGGCGGTGGGAATACCCCTTTATTTTGCTCAAGCGTTATCCGTTGCGCTTTATACCATCGGTTTTGCGGAAAGTTTGGTACAAACCTTTGATTTTTTAGATCAGCGTTATGTCGCCCTCATTATCACGGTTTTAGTTGGCATTTTAGCCATGACTTCCGCTTCCCTTGCCATCCGTGCCCAATATTTTATTATGGCAGCGATCGCCTTGTCCTTGATTTCTTTCTATTTTGGGCATCAAATAGAACCGACTCACATTGAAATGTGGATCACCAAACGGGAATCATTTTGGACGGTATTTGCTGTCTTTTTCCCGGCGGTAACCGGAATTATGGCGGGGGTAAATATGTCGGGAGATTTGCGAGATCCGATCCGGTCAATTCCGATCGGAACGTTAGCTGCCGTAGGAACTGGGTATTTAATTTATATGAGTTTACCCGTTTTCTTAGCCATGCGTGCCGATGGTAGCACCCTCAGTGCTGAACCCTTAATCATGGAAAGAATGGCGTTATGGGGGCCGGCCATATTATTGGGAGTTTGGGGAGCAACGTTAAGTAGTGCCATTGGGAGTATTTTAGGCGCGCCTAGAGTGTTGCAAGCTTTGGCCAGGGATGGCGTGTTACCCGAATGGATGCGATTTTTAGGTCAAGGAAGTGGCCCAGATGATGAACCTCGCATCGGTACGGCAGTTACTTTAGTGGTATCTTTAGCGGCGGTAGCTATAGGAGAACTCAATCTCATTGCCCCTGTGTTGTCGATGTTCTTTTTGACGACTTATTTTGTTTTAAATGTCTCCGCCGGTATTGAAGGGTTTTTAAAAAGTCCCTCTTTTCGTCCTTCCTTTCGAGTACATTGGGCGTTTTCTCTGCTGGGGGCGATCGGATGTGTCGGGGTGATGTTTCTCATCGATGCAGTCTCCACCGTAGTTGCTGCTATTATCGTCTTACTCATTTATTTATGGATACAACGACGAGAATTAAAGGTAACTTGGGGAGATGTGCGCCGGGGGTTATGGATGGCCTTATTAAGAACGGCCTTATTTCATCTCGATCATACTCAAGATCCGAAAAACTGGCGGCCTTCTATTTTAGTCCTGTCCGGAGTCCCCACAAAGCGCTGGCCGTTGATTCAATTAGCGGATGCTCTCAGTCATAACCGGGGATTAATTACAGTATCTAGCGTTTTGCCCAGTGGATCAAGAGATATCGCCCAACAGGTAGTTTTAGAAAAGAAAATCCGGGATTATTTAGAAAAACGAGGCATACAAGCGTTAGTGAGAACGGTTACTGCTCCCGATCCCTTTGAAGGAGGAGTAAAATTAGTAGAGGCTTATGGATTAGGAGCAGTCGTTCCCAATACTATAATTTTGGGAGATAGTCAAGAATCTTCCCGAAGAGAGCAATATTGCCAGATGATTGCTCAATTTCATCAAGGTAAGCGCAACGTCGTTATTTTAAGAGATAATCCCACTTTAACCCCTGATATTTTTGAACCCTCTGCGGTTGGTCGTCGTCAGATTGATGTTTGGTGGGGAGGGGGAATACAATCTAATGGGAGTTTGATGTTATTGTTGGCTTATTTATTGACCAATGTTCAACCTTGGCGAAGCGCGGATATTTATTTAAAATTAGTTGTACCCGATGAAACCGCCGCCAGTGCCGCCGAAGAGAATTTAGCAAAATTTGTCAAAAGTTTAAGAATAGGGGCTTCTTGCAAGGTTTTAGTGAGTGATGGAGAGAGATTTGATCAGATACTGCATCAATCTTCAGCTAAAGCGGACTTAATTTTATTAGGGATGGCAACTCCAGGAGAAAATTTTGCTCAATATTATGAGAATTTACAGAAACGAATTGCTGATTTACCCACAACTATTTTAGTCTTAGCGGCTTCCGGTTTTGCTTTTGCGGAGATTTTAGGAGAAAGTTAA
- a CDS encoding SGNH/GDSL hydrolase family protein: MKKYIFPGLLAIITFLMTIFVNGTWSFNEINQLYIFGDSLSDVGNTAKLTESQYPPTPPYFSGRFSNGPLWVEYLAKDLNLNSDQVTNLAWGGATTKGNVGNIPGLLTQVKRFANTNPTVNSGALAVIWIGANDYLYGTTNVKIPVDNMVEAIFILVQTGIKNFLIVNLPDLGQLPATRTNDISASLSALTKAHNLYLSQTIQRLDQDLDSDIEIVEFDVYSLYKDVINHPDKFGLKNVTKNCLNQKVICEHPENFLFWDSLHPSAVAHQILGEKAFEKVQNTL, translated from the coding sequence ATGAAAAAGTATATTTTTCCCGGATTACTAGCTATCATAACTTTTTTGATGACTATATTTGTCAATGGGACATGGAGTTTCAATGAAATTAACCAACTCTATATTTTTGGTGATAGTCTATCCGATGTAGGCAATACTGCTAAATTAACCGAATCCCAATATCCTCCCACTCCTCCTTATTTTTCGGGGCGTTTCTCTAACGGCCCTTTGTGGGTAGAATATTTAGCGAAAGATCTTAATCTAAACTCCGATCAAGTCACTAATTTAGCTTGGGGAGGAGCAACAACTAAAGGAAATGTTGGCAATATTCCGGGATTATTAACCCAAGTTAAAAGGTTTGCTAACACTAATCCTACAGTTAACTCAGGGGCACTGGCTGTAATTTGGATAGGAGCAAATGACTATCTTTATGGAACAACTAATGTCAAAATTCCCGTAGACAATATGGTGGAAGCCATTTTTATCTTGGTTCAAACAGGGATTAAAAATTTTTTAATTGTCAATTTGCCGGATTTAGGACAATTACCGGCCACCCGAACTAATGATATTTCTGCTTCTTTAAGTGCTTTAACTAAAGCCCACAATTTATATTTATCTCAAACTATTCAACGACTAGATCAAGACTTAGATTCAGACATTGAAATTGTCGAATTTGATGTATATTCTCTTTATAAAGATGTCATCAATCATCCCGATAAATTCGGACTCAAAAATGTCACTAAAAATTGTTTAAATCAGAAGGTAATCTGTGAGCATCCAGAAAACTTTTTATTTTGGGATAGCCTTCATCCCAGTGCAGTAGCTCATCAAATTTTAGGGGAAAAAGCTTTTGAAAAAGTTCAAAACACACTGTAA